From the Hymenobacter yonginensis genome, one window contains:
- a CDS encoding YiiX family permuted papain-like enzyme: MRRFLLFLLPLLLLTVLAYPRLHRRYTRLRQTQAASTAVQQLAPRLHDGDLIFQTSQSAQSRAIQLATHSEYSHCGILFRKNGEWRVFEAVQPVSETSLAAWVARGQGGRFVVKRLRDAQIVLTPPVLRKLYAAGEQYRGRSYDLYFGWSDERIYCSELLWKMYQQATGRKIGQLQHLRDFDLSHPAVQAKLRERYGRQLPLDELVISPVRMLESPELVTVR; encoded by the coding sequence ATGCGCCGCTTCCTGCTGTTTCTGCTGCCACTGCTGCTGCTCACGGTGCTGGCCTACCCGCGCCTGCACCGCCGCTACACCCGCCTGCGCCAAACCCAGGCGGCCAGCACCGCCGTGCAGCAGCTGGCCCCGCGCCTCCACGACGGCGACCTGATTTTCCAGACCTCCCAATCAGCGCAGAGCCGGGCCATTCAGCTGGCTACGCATTCCGAGTACAGCCACTGCGGCATTCTGTTCCGGAAAAACGGCGAGTGGCGCGTGTTTGAGGCCGTGCAGCCCGTGAGTGAAACCTCCCTGGCAGCCTGGGTGGCGCGGGGCCAGGGCGGCCGTTTCGTGGTAAAGCGCCTGCGCGACGCCCAAATCGTGCTGACGCCCCCGGTGCTACGGAAGCTATACGCCGCCGGCGAGCAGTACCGCGGCCGCAGCTACGACCTGTATTTTGGCTGGTCGGACGAACGGATTTATTGCTCGGAGCTGCTCTGGAAGATGTACCAGCAAGCCACCGGCCGCAAAATCGGGCAGCTCCAGCACCTGCGCGACTTCGACCTCTCCCACCCCGCCGTGCAGGCCAAGCTGCGCGAGCGGTACGGCCGCCAGCTCCCGCTCGATGAGCTGGTGATTTCGCCGGTACGGATGCTGGAAAGCCCGGAACTGGTAACGGTGCGGTAA
- the fabG gene encoding 3-oxoacyl-[acyl-carrier-protein] reductase — MTKQLDGKVALITGASKGIGRAIAVYFAQQGAQVAFTYLSSVEKGQQLEEELAAHGTKVKGFRSDASVYAEAEKLVDDVVAEFGKLDILVNNAGITQDGLLMRMSEQQWDQVIAVNLKSVFNLTKAATKPMMRAKAGSIINMSSVVGIKGNAGQANYAASKSGIIGFTKSVALELGSRNIRCNAVAPGFIETEMTDALDAKQVDEWRKAIPLRRGGTPEDVAKATAFLASDDSSYITGQVLQVDGGMLT, encoded by the coding sequence ATGACAAAACAGCTCGACGGAAAAGTGGCCCTGATTACGGGCGCTTCCAAAGGAATCGGCCGCGCCATTGCGGTATATTTTGCCCAGCAGGGCGCCCAGGTGGCTTTCACCTACCTGTCCAGCGTGGAGAAAGGCCAGCAGCTCGAAGAAGAACTGGCCGCCCACGGCACCAAAGTGAAAGGCTTCCGCTCCGATGCCTCGGTGTATGCCGAAGCCGAAAAGCTGGTGGACGACGTGGTGGCCGAATTCGGCAAGCTGGACATTCTGGTGAACAACGCCGGCATCACGCAGGACGGCCTGCTGATGCGCATGAGCGAGCAGCAGTGGGACCAGGTTATTGCGGTGAATCTGAAGTCGGTGTTCAACCTCACCAAAGCCGCCACCAAGCCCATGATGCGCGCCAAAGCCGGCAGCATCATCAACATGAGCTCGGTAGTGGGCATCAAAGGCAACGCCGGCCAGGCCAACTATGCGGCCTCCAAGTCGGGCATTATCGGCTTCACGAAGTCGGTGGCGCTGGAGCTGGGCTCGCGCAACATCCGCTGCAACGCCGTAGCGCCCGGCTTCATCGAAACCGAAATGACCGACGCCCTCGACGCCAAGCAGGTAGACGAGTGGCGCAAAGCCATTCCGCTGCGCCGCGGCGGCACCCCCGAAGACGTGGCCAAAGCCACCGCGTTTCTGGCTTCCGACGACAGCAGCTACATCACCGGCCAGGTGCTGCAGGTAGACGGCGGCATGCTGACGTAG
- a CDS encoding geranylgeranyl reductase family protein, whose translation MLETDICILGAGPGGATAALHLANAGHRCLLLDKATFPRDKVCGDALSGKVINELRRIGEALPAQLAADPAQVPSWGIDFYAPNGRKLAVPFKPHYNKAADRAAGHIIKRLDFDNFLIEEVRRRSEIDFREGLDAALPEQQPDGRWLVRDAAGAPVALARLLLVANGAQSGFARLVAGHALEPAHHCAGLRAYYRGVQGLHADNFIELHFIQDFLPGYLWVFPLPNGEANVGVGMLTEAVSKKKVNLRERLAEILQTHPALKDRFAGAERLGPVRGFGLPLGSRRRVLSGPSYLLLGDAASLIDPFTGEGISHAMVSGRHAADWAGRALAAQDFSAGFLRGYDAAVYNRLGQELRLSRAMQKLLDYPWLFNFVANRAANNPTLAETLSMMFLDLDMRERLRQPSFYLKLLFGR comes from the coding sequence TTGCTCGAAACCGACATCTGCATTCTGGGCGCCGGGCCCGGCGGCGCCACGGCGGCCCTGCACCTGGCCAACGCCGGCCACCGCTGCCTGCTGCTGGACAAGGCCACTTTCCCGCGCGACAAAGTGTGCGGCGACGCACTCAGCGGCAAAGTCATCAACGAGCTGCGCCGGATAGGGGAGGCGCTGCCCGCCCAGCTGGCCGCCGACCCCGCCCAGGTGCCCAGCTGGGGCATCGACTTCTACGCGCCCAACGGCCGCAAGCTGGCGGTGCCCTTCAAGCCGCACTACAACAAAGCCGCTGACCGCGCCGCCGGCCACATCATCAAGCGCCTCGACTTCGATAATTTCCTGATCGAGGAAGTGCGCCGCCGCTCCGAAATCGACTTCCGCGAAGGCCTGGACGCCGCCCTGCCCGAGCAGCAGCCCGACGGCCGCTGGCTGGTGCGCGACGCCGCCGGCGCACCCGTGGCGCTGGCGCGGCTGCTGCTGGTGGCCAACGGCGCGCAGTCGGGGTTTGCGCGGCTGGTGGCGGGGCACGCGCTGGAGCCGGCCCACCACTGCGCTGGCCTGCGGGCCTACTACCGCGGCGTGCAGGGCCTGCACGCCGATAATTTCATCGAGCTGCACTTCATTCAGGACTTTCTGCCCGGCTACCTGTGGGTGTTTCCGCTGCCCAACGGCGAGGCCAACGTGGGCGTGGGCATGCTCACGGAAGCCGTATCGAAAAAGAAAGTGAACCTGCGCGAACGGCTGGCCGAAATCCTGCAGACGCACCCGGCCCTCAAAGACCGGTTCGCTGGGGCCGAGCGGCTGGGCCCGGTGCGCGGCTTCGGGCTGCCGTTGGGCTCTAGGCGCCGCGTGCTGTCGGGCCCCAGCTACCTGCTGCTCGGCGACGCCGCCTCGCTTATCGACCCGTTCACGGGCGAAGGCATCAGCCACGCCATGGTATCGGGGCGGCACGCCGCCGACTGGGCCGGCCGGGCGCTGGCGGCACAGGATTTCTCGGCAGGTTTCCTGCGCGGCTACGACGCGGCCGTGTACAACCGCCTGGGCCAGGAGCTGCGCCTGAGCCGCGCCATGCAGAAGCTGCTCGACTACCCGTGGCTGTTCAACTTCGTGGCCAACCGCGCCGCCAACAACCCCACCCTGGCCGAAACTCTCTCGATGATGTTCCTGGACCTGGATATGCGTGAGCGGCTGCGCCAGCCCAGCTTCTACCTGAAGCTGCTGTTTGGGCGGTAG
- a CDS encoding tetratricopeptide repeat protein: protein MSHRLLSLLSITGSLLFFSQCATTVETDKPGTAQRAMRQETASAPAATASTGTEAATASAAAPVPVPGTMEAAARKSSADYRNEIRIADATLKGSPRNFDALLTRAKAKSHLKDYADAIADYNLAARLKPTNAEVYYNRGLNRLKLKQYTPAISDFSKATKYNPTDKEAFFGRGAARMQMFNFKGAIPDFTKAIELDPTYADAYEYRGISYSSINKPAEAKTDLEKATQLNPEAAKSLRRYAGK, encoded by the coding sequence ATGAGCCACCGTCTACTCTCCCTGCTTTCCATCACCGGCAGCCTGCTGTTTTTCAGCCAGTGCGCCACCACCGTCGAAACCGACAAGCCTGGCACCGCCCAGCGCGCCATGCGCCAGGAAACAGCCTCCGCGCCGGCCGCTACCGCCAGCACCGGCACGGAGGCAGCAACGGCCTCCGCCGCCGCGCCCGTGCCCGTCCCCGGCACCATGGAAGCCGCCGCCCGCAAATCCAGCGCCGACTACCGCAACGAAATCCGCATTGCGGATGCGACGCTCAAAGGCTCGCCCCGCAACTTCGACGCGCTGCTGACCCGGGCCAAGGCCAAAAGCCACCTCAAGGACTACGCCGACGCCATTGCCGACTACAACCTGGCCGCCCGCCTCAAGCCCACCAACGCCGAGGTGTACTACAACCGCGGCCTGAACCGTCTCAAGCTCAAACAGTACACCCCCGCCATCTCCGACTTCAGCAAGGCCACCAAGTACAACCCCACCGATAAGGAAGCCTTCTTCGGCCGGGGCGCGGCCCGCATGCAGATGTTCAACTTCAAAGGCGCCATCCCTGATTTCACGAAGGCCATCGAGCTGGACCCCACCTACGCCGACGCCTACGAGTACCGCGGCATCAGTTACTCTTCCATCAACAAGCCCGCCGAGGCCAAAACCGACCTCGAAAAAGCCACCCAACTCAACCCCGAAGCCGCCAAAAGCCTGCGGCGGTATGCTGGTAAGTAG
- the lpdA gene encoding dihydrolipoyl dehydrogenase, with protein sequence MALQYDLVVVGSGPGGYVAAIRASQLGLKVGVIERESLGGICLNWGCIPTKALLKSAQVFEYLNHAADYGLKAEGVGYDFDAVIKRSRGVAEGMSKGINFLFKKNKIDALMGTGKLLAPGKVELTKADGTKETVEAKSIILATGARSRELPTMPVDNKKIIGYRQAMVMPELPKRLVVVGSGAIGVEFAYFYRTMGSEVTVVEYLPRIVPVEDEEVSRQMEKSFKKIGVNVLTSAEVTKVDTSGAGCLVTVKTAKGDQQIECDVVLSAVGVQTNLENIGIEELGIKVEKGRVIVDDFYQTNVPGIYAIGDIVPGPALAHVASAEGIICVEKIAGHQPEPLNYQNIPGCTYASPEIASVGLTEAEAKKQGYDILVGKFPFSASGKASAGGVKDGFVKVIFDKKYGEWLGAHMIGANVTEMIAEVVVARKLETTGHEIIKAVHPHPTMSEAIMEAAAAAYGEVIHL encoded by the coding sequence ATGGCATTGCAATACGACCTGGTCGTTGTCGGCAGCGGCCCCGGCGGCTACGTGGCTGCTATCCGGGCTTCGCAGCTTGGTCTGAAAGTCGGCGTTATCGAGCGGGAGTCGCTTGGCGGCATCTGCCTCAACTGGGGCTGCATTCCAACCAAAGCCTTGCTCAAAAGCGCCCAGGTGTTTGAATACCTCAACCACGCCGCCGATTATGGCCTCAAGGCCGAAGGCGTGGGCTACGATTTTGACGCCGTTATCAAGCGCAGCCGCGGTGTGGCCGAGGGCATGAGCAAGGGCATCAACTTCCTATTCAAAAAGAATAAAATCGACGCCCTGATGGGCACCGGCAAGCTGCTGGCCCCCGGCAAGGTGGAGCTCACCAAAGCCGACGGCACCAAGGAAACCGTGGAGGCCAAGAGCATCATTCTGGCCACCGGCGCCCGCTCGCGCGAGCTGCCCACCATGCCCGTCGACAACAAGAAAATCATCGGCTACCGCCAGGCCATGGTGATGCCTGAGCTGCCCAAGCGCCTCGTGGTGGTGGGTTCCGGCGCTATCGGCGTGGAGTTTGCCTACTTCTACCGCACCATGGGTTCGGAGGTGACGGTGGTGGAATACCTGCCCCGCATCGTGCCCGTGGAGGATGAGGAAGTGAGCCGCCAGATGGAGAAATCCTTCAAGAAAATCGGCGTGAACGTGCTGACTTCGGCCGAGGTAACCAAGGTGGACACCAGTGGCGCCGGCTGCCTCGTAACCGTGAAAACGGCCAAAGGCGACCAGCAGATTGAGTGCGACGTGGTGCTGAGCGCCGTGGGCGTGCAAACAAACCTCGAAAACATCGGTATCGAGGAGCTGGGCATCAAGGTGGAGAAAGGCCGCGTGATTGTGGACGACTTCTACCAGACCAACGTGCCCGGCATCTACGCCATCGGCGACATCGTGCCCGGCCCCGCGCTGGCCCACGTGGCTTCCGCTGAAGGCATCATCTGCGTGGAGAAAATTGCCGGCCATCAACCCGAGCCGCTCAACTACCAGAACATTCCCGGCTGCACCTACGCTTCGCCGGAAATTGCCTCGGTGGGCCTCACCGAAGCCGAAGCCAAAAAGCAGGGCTACGACATCTTGGTCGGCAAATTCCCGTTCTCAGCCTCCGGCAAAGCCTCGGCCGGCGGCGTGAAAGACGGCTTCGTGAAAGTCATCTTCGACAAGAAGTACGGCGAGTGGCTGGGCGCCCACATGATTGGCGCCAACGTAACCGAAATGATTGCCGAAGTGGTGGTAGCCCGCAAGCTGGAAACCACCGGCCACGAAATCATCAAGGCCGTGCACCCGCACCCCACCATGAGCGAAGCCATCATGGAAGCCGCCGCCGCCGCCTACGGCGAGGTAATTCACCTTTAA
- the argH gene encoding argininosuccinate lyase: MKIWDKGIAVDKKIEQFTVGRDRELDMYLAQFDVQASRAQANMLAGAGLISAAENQQLQQGLQELAAQLEAGTFTIGEDFEDVHSKIESYLTEHYGDAGKKIHTARSRNDQVLTAIQLFLKDYTRRAAAKTLELVEVLLQKAETHKTDLMPGYTHFQAAMPSSFGLWFSAYAEHLLLDLALFEAAHTVADQNPLGSGAGFGSSFPIDRLQTTREMGFGNLAVSSVGAQMLRGKTEKTVAFALAGMAATLAKMSYDLVLYNGQDMAFVELPKEFTTGSSIMPHKKNPDVFELIRARCNALQALPNTLILATGNLPSGYHRDFQILKEILFEPMTQFLDILDIVLFALPQLRIKPDLLNQPKYDAVFTVENINQLIQTGTPFRTAYKQVGLAVEDGSYVPHKEFQTTHLGSVHNLGLEEIRAKVARFRTGSRLT; the protein is encoded by the coding sequence ATGAAAATCTGGGATAAAGGCATTGCCGTTGACAAAAAAATCGAGCAGTTCACCGTCGGGCGCGACCGGGAGCTGGATATGTACCTGGCGCAGTTCGACGTGCAGGCCTCCCGGGCCCAGGCCAACATGCTGGCCGGGGCGGGGCTGATTTCCGCGGCGGAAAACCAGCAGCTGCAGCAGGGTCTGCAGGAGCTGGCCGCGCAGCTGGAAGCCGGCACGTTCACCATCGGCGAAGACTTCGAGGACGTGCACTCCAAAATTGAGTCCTACCTCACCGAGCACTACGGCGACGCGGGCAAGAAAATCCACACCGCCCGCTCCCGCAACGACCAGGTGCTGACCGCCATTCAGCTGTTCCTGAAAGACTACACCCGGCGCGCGGCGGCTAAAACGCTGGAGCTGGTGGAAGTGCTGCTGCAAAAGGCGGAAACACACAAAACCGATCTGATGCCGGGCTACACCCACTTCCAAGCGGCCATGCCCAGCTCGTTCGGGCTGTGGTTTTCGGCCTACGCCGAGCACCTGCTGCTGGACCTGGCCCTGTTCGAGGCGGCCCACACCGTGGCCGACCAGAACCCGCTGGGCTCGGGCGCGGGCTTCGGCAGCTCCTTCCCCATCGACCGGCTGCAGACGACGCGGGAAATGGGCTTCGGGAACCTGGCCGTGAGCAGCGTAGGGGCCCAGATGCTGCGCGGTAAAACCGAGAAAACCGTGGCCTTCGCCCTGGCCGGCATGGCCGCCACCCTGGCCAAAATGAGCTACGACTTAGTGCTCTACAACGGGCAGGATATGGCCTTCGTGGAGCTGCCCAAAGAGTTTACCACCGGCAGCAGCATCATGCCCCACAAGAAAAACCCCGATGTGTTTGAGCTGATCCGGGCCCGCTGCAACGCGTTGCAGGCCCTACCCAACACGCTGATACTAGCCACCGGCAACCTGCCCAGCGGCTACCACCGGGACTTCCAGATTCTGAAGGAAATCCTGTTCGAGCCGATGACGCAGTTTTTGGACATCCTCGACATAGTGCTGTTTGCGTTGCCCCAGCTGCGCATCAAACCCGACCTGCTCAACCAGCCCAAGTACGATGCCGTGTTTACGGTGGAGAATATCAACCAGCTGATCCAGACCGGCACGCCCTTCCGCACGGCTTACAAGCAAGTGGGCCTAGCCGTGGAAGACGGCTCCTACGTGCCCCATAAGGAATTCCAGACCACTCACCTGGGCAGCGTGCATAACCTGGGGCTGGAAGAAATCCGGGCGAAGGTGGCGCGGTTCCGGACGGGCAGCCGCCTGACGTAG
- a CDS encoding M20 family metallo-hydrolase: MPELTALTDAAIELLIQLVQTPSFSREEDQTAELIFRFLAFRGARPQRDANNVWTVSKHFDPAKPTILLNSHHDTVKPGASWAADPFGAVVDGDRLTGLGSNDAGASAVSLLATFLYFHERENLPYNLICAITAEEEVSGANGIRRLLPLLPRIDLGIVGEPTQMDLAVAEKGLVVLDCVAHGRTGHAAREEGENALYKALDDVQRLRDYRFERVSELLGPVKLTVTQIQAGTQHNVVPDRCTFVADVRTNELYTNPEVVELVRGLIGAEVTPRSTHLNSSRIPLTHPLVQRGVALGRRTFGSVTLSDQSMMPFITVKIGPGDSARSHTPDEYILLSEIRAGVQGYVEMLDGLEL, translated from the coding sequence ATGCCGGAGCTAACCGCCCTTACCGACGCCGCCATTGAGCTGCTGATTCAACTGGTGCAGACGCCCTCCTTCTCGCGGGAAGAGGACCAGACGGCCGAGTTGATTTTCCGGTTTCTGGCGTTCCGGGGGGCCCGCCCCCAGCGCGACGCGAACAACGTGTGGACCGTTTCGAAGCACTTTGACCCGGCCAAGCCCACCATCCTGCTCAACTCCCACCACGACACGGTGAAGCCCGGCGCGTCCTGGGCCGCCGACCCGTTCGGGGCCGTGGTAGACGGCGACCGGCTGACCGGCCTGGGCAGCAACGACGCGGGGGCTTCAGCGGTGAGTCTGCTGGCCACGTTCCTCTACTTCCACGAGCGGGAGAACTTGCCTTACAACCTCATCTGCGCCATTACGGCCGAGGAGGAAGTATCGGGCGCGAATGGCATCCGCCGGCTGCTGCCGCTGCTGCCTAGGATTGACCTGGGCATCGTGGGCGAACCAACCCAGATGGACTTGGCCGTGGCCGAAAAAGGCCTAGTGGTGCTCGACTGCGTGGCCCACGGCCGTACCGGCCACGCCGCCCGCGAGGAAGGCGAAAATGCCCTCTACAAAGCCCTCGACGACGTGCAGCGCCTGCGCGACTATCGGTTCGAGCGGGTGTCGGAGCTGCTGGGACCGGTGAAGCTGACGGTTACCCAAATTCAGGCCGGCACCCAGCACAACGTGGTGCCCGACCGCTGCACCTTCGTGGCCGACGTGCGCACCAACGAGCTATACACTAACCCGGAAGTAGTGGAGCTCGTGCGCGGCCTCATCGGGGCTGAGGTGACGCCCCGCTCTACCCACCTCAACTCCTCGCGCATCCCGCTCACGCACCCGCTGGTGCAGCGCGGCGTGGCGCTGGGCCGCCGTACCTTCGGCTCCGTCACCCTCTCCGATCAGTCGATGATGCCCTTCATCACCGTCAAAATCGGCCCCGGCGACTCGGCCCGCTCCCACACCCCCGACGAGTACATCCTGCTCAGCGAAATCCGCGCCGGCGTGCAGGGCTACGTGGAGATGCTGGACGGGCTGGAGCTGTGA
- the argB gene encoding acetylglutamate kinase, whose amino-acid sequence MSEGLKIFKIGGGIIDDDAQLQRFLRELARVPGRKVLVHGGGKGASQMLRDLGQEPQMVQGRRITDAATLDIVTMFYAGKTNKQVVAGLQAAGVNALGLSGADGNAIRAVRRPVRDIDYGFVGDLPADAVNVTLLRQLLETGLLPVFCAITHDGAGQLLNTNADTIASVLACALAPHYAVELHYCFEKDGVLRDVDDDASVIPQITVVEYRQLKAEGVIAAGMVPKLDNAFAALEAGVERVVIEHALRINESVKTVLCRS is encoded by the coding sequence ATGAGCGAAGGCCTGAAAATTTTTAAAATCGGGGGCGGCATTATTGATGATGACGCCCAGCTGCAGCGGTTTCTGCGGGAGCTGGCGCGGGTGCCGGGTCGCAAGGTGCTGGTGCACGGCGGCGGCAAAGGTGCCAGCCAGATGCTGCGCGACCTGGGCCAGGAACCCCAGATGGTGCAGGGGCGCCGCATCACCGACGCGGCCACCCTCGACATCGTAACCATGTTCTACGCCGGCAAAACCAACAAGCAGGTGGTGGCCGGCCTGCAGGCCGCGGGCGTAAATGCGCTGGGTTTGTCGGGGGCCGATGGCAACGCCATCCGGGCCGTGCGGCGGCCGGTGCGCGACATCGACTACGGCTTCGTGGGCGACCTGCCGGCCGACGCCGTGAACGTGACCCTGCTGCGCCAGTTGCTGGAAACCGGCCTGCTGCCCGTGTTCTGCGCCATCACCCACGACGGCGCGGGCCAGCTGCTCAACACCAACGCCGATACCATTGCCAGCGTGCTGGCCTGCGCCCTGGCCCCGCACTACGCCGTGGAGCTGCACTACTGCTTCGAGAAGGACGGCGTGCTGCGCGACGTGGATGATGACGCCTCCGTAATTCCGCAGATAACCGTCGTTGAGTACCGGCAACTGAAGGCCGAGGGCGTCATTGCGGCCGGCATGGTGCCCAAGCTGGATAACGCCTTTGCCGCCCTGGAAGCCGGCGTGGAGCGGGTGGTTATCGAGCACGCCCTGCGCATCAACGAGTCCGTAAAAACCGTGCTATGCCGGAGCTAA
- a CDS encoding GNAT family N-acetyltransferase: protein MFLRVADAADAQYVETLCQWYAESAKTRGVGIAKRDPNYLIKKMEKGDAIIAFIDDQLAGFCYIETFEDAKFVVNSGLIVNTELRKEGLGRAIKHRVFELSRTKYPAAKIFGITTSAAVMKINNELGYRPVTFPELTQSDDFWKGCSSCKNYGILMENQRKMCLCTGMVYDTLDDSFTQQSIEILEQKH from the coding sequence ATGTTCCTACGAGTCGCCGATGCTGCCGATGCGCAGTATGTGGAAACCCTCTGTCAATGGTACGCAGAATCCGCCAAAACCCGCGGCGTCGGCATTGCCAAGCGTGATCCTAACTATCTGATTAAGAAGATGGAAAAGGGTGATGCCATCATTGCCTTCATCGATGACCAGCTGGCGGGTTTCTGCTACATCGAAACCTTCGAGGATGCCAAGTTTGTGGTGAACTCGGGGCTGATTGTAAACACCGAGCTGCGCAAAGAGGGCCTGGGCCGCGCCATTAAGCACCGCGTGTTTGAGCTGTCGCGCACCAAGTACCCGGCGGCTAAGATCTTCGGTATCACCACTTCGGCGGCCGTGATGAAGATCAACAACGAGCTGGGCTACCGCCCCGTGACCTTCCCCGAGCTCACCCAGTCGGACGACTTCTGGAAGGGCTGCTCCAGCTGCAAAAACTACGGTATCCTGATGGAAAACCAGCGCAAAATGTGCCTCTGCACCGGTATGGTGTACGATACGCTGGACGACAGCTTCACGCAGCAATCCATCGAAATTCTGGAGCAGAAGCACTAA
- the argG gene encoding argininosuccinate synthase gives MKKKVVLAYSGGLDTSYCVVYLTRELGLEVHTVIVNSGGFSQEELAGIEQRAYEMGSTRHEVIDVTERFYQQCLRYLLAGNVLKNDTYPLSVSAERMFQSLALAEYARENKADYIAHGSTGAGNDQVRFDVAFSVISPDTEIITPIRDLGLSRQQEIEYLQANGVEMSWEKAKYSINKGIWGTSVGGVETLTSRQGLPESAWPTQLSQHEPQEISITFEKGEPVALNGETMKPVDLIVALNELAGQYAIGRDTHVGDTILGIKGRVGFEAPAPLILIKGHHLLEKHTSSRWQLLHKDYIANWYGTLLHEAQYLDPVMRDMEAFLESSQERVSGTVYVTLKPYQFELLGVESPFDMMQSKVATYGEENNAWDSRDAKGFIKIFSNQLRIHGSFNDEN, from the coding sequence ATGAAAAAAAAGGTAGTTCTCGCCTATAGCGGCGGCTTGGATACGTCCTATTGCGTGGTGTACCTGACCCGGGAGCTGGGTCTGGAAGTCCACACGGTGATTGTCAACTCGGGCGGGTTCTCCCAGGAGGAGCTGGCCGGCATCGAGCAGCGCGCCTACGAAATGGGCTCCACGCGCCACGAGGTGATTGACGTAACCGAGCGGTTCTACCAGCAGTGCCTGCGCTACCTGCTGGCCGGCAACGTGCTCAAAAACGACACCTACCCGCTGAGCGTGAGTGCCGAGCGCATGTTTCAGAGCCTGGCGCTGGCCGAATACGCCCGCGAGAACAAGGCCGACTACATTGCCCACGGCAGCACCGGCGCCGGCAACGACCAGGTGCGCTTCGATGTGGCTTTCTCGGTGATTTCGCCCGACACCGAAATCATCACGCCCATCCGCGACCTGGGCCTCTCGCGCCAGCAGGAAATCGAGTATCTGCAAGCTAATGGCGTGGAGATGAGCTGGGAAAAAGCCAAATACTCCATCAACAAAGGCATCTGGGGCACTAGCGTGGGCGGCGTAGAAACCCTGACCTCCCGCCAGGGGCTGCCCGAGTCGGCCTGGCCGACGCAGCTGAGCCAGCACGAGCCCCAGGAAATCAGCATCACCTTCGAGAAAGGCGAGCCGGTGGCCCTGAACGGCGAAACCATGAAGCCGGTGGACCTGATTGTGGCCCTCAACGAGCTGGCCGGCCAGTACGCCATCGGCCGCGACACCCACGTGGGCGACACGATTCTGGGCATTAAGGGCCGGGTGGGCTTCGAGGCGCCCGCGCCGCTGATCCTCATTAAAGGCCACCACTTGCTGGAAAAGCACACTTCCAGCCGCTGGCAGCTACTGCACAAGGATTACATCGCCAACTGGTACGGCACGCTGCTGCACGAGGCCCAATACCTCGACCCGGTGATGCGCGACATGGAGGCGTTCCTGGAATCGTCGCAGGAGCGGGTGTCGGGCACGGTGTACGTGACGCTGAAGCCGTATCAGTTTGAGCTGCTGGGCGTGGAGTCGCCGTTCGATATGATGCAGTCGAAGGTGGCTACCTACGGCGAGGAGAACAACGCCTGGGACTCGCGCGACGCGAAAGGCTTCATCAAAATCTTCAGCAACCAGCTGCGGATTCATGGCTCGTTCAACGATGAAAATTAA
- the argC gene encoding N-acetyl-gamma-glutamyl-phosphate reductase, producing MARSTMKIKAGIVGGAGYTAGELLRILLHHQFVELGGIVSSSNAGNPIYQVHDDLVGDTELRFAAALQGDEDVVFLCLGHGNSKAWLTQNPLPETTHVIDLSNDFRLEVDAEFAGREFVYGLPELNRSRIQQAQSIANPGCFATAIQLALLPLAQAGKLQDDVHVSAITGSTGAGQSLSETVHFSWRTNNVSIYKPFTHQHLGEIGESLAQLQHELDVDIHFIPYRGNFTRGIFASVYTPSDLTQDEARALYQQFYQDAPFTTVSDKEVHLKQVVNTNKCLLHVQKLGKQLLITSVIDNLVKGASGQAVQNMNLIFGLPETTGLGLKAGLF from the coding sequence ATGGCTCGTTCAACGATGAAAATTAAGGCTGGTATCGTCGGCGGGGCCGGCTACACGGCGGGGGAACTGCTGCGGATTCTGCTGCACCACCAGTTTGTGGAGCTGGGTGGCATCGTGAGTTCTTCCAACGCCGGCAACCCCATCTACCAAGTGCACGACGACCTGGTGGGCGACACGGAGCTGCGCTTCGCGGCCGCGCTGCAGGGCGACGAAGACGTGGTGTTCCTGTGCCTGGGCCACGGCAACTCCAAGGCCTGGCTGACTCAGAACCCGCTGCCCGAAACCACCCACGTCATCGACCTGAGCAACGACTTCCGCCTGGAAGTCGATGCCGAGTTTGCGGGCCGGGAGTTTGTATACGGGCTGCCGGAGTTGAACCGCAGCCGCATCCAGCAGGCCCAGAGCATTGCCAATCCTGGCTGCTTCGCCACGGCTATCCAGCTGGCGCTGCTGCCGCTGGCCCAGGCCGGCAAGCTCCAAGACGACGTGCACGTATCGGCCATTACGGGCAGCACGGGCGCGGGGCAGAGCCTGTCGGAGACGGTGCATTTCTCGTGGCGCACCAACAACGTGTCCATCTACAAGCCCTTCACGCACCAGCATTTGGGCGAGATAGGGGAGAGCCTGGCGCAGCTGCAGCACGAGCTGGACGTGGACATCCACTTTATCCCGTACCGCGGCAACTTCACGCGGGGCATCTTCGCCAGCGTCTACACGCCGTCGGATTTGACCCAGGACGAGGCTCGCGCGCTGTACCAGCAGTTCTACCAGGACGCCCCGTTTACTACTGTGTCGGACAAGGAAGTGCATCTGAAGCAGGTAGTCAACACCAATAAGTGCCTGCTGCACGTGCAGAAACTCGGCAAGCAGTTGCTCATCACCTCCGTTATCGATAACCTGGTGAAAGGCGCTTCCGGCCAAGCCGTGCAGAACATGAACCTCATCTTCGGCCTGCCCGAAACGACGGGGCTGGGTTTGAAGGCCGGGCTGTTTTAA